A single region of the Salarchaeum japonicum genome encodes:
- the hemB gene encoding porphobilinogen synthase, which yields MDMTRRPRRLRRDGIRELVSETSLDSSDLVVPIFVDATTDERVPIESMPGHERVPVEDAVARVEEALDAGVEAVMVFGIPESKDERGTRAWAENGVVQRAVRDITAETDAYVITDVCLCEYTEHGHCGVLASEARESWEERRSDDVLEADAEADGRLTVQNDETLDLLAKTAVSHAEAGADMVAPSSMTDGMIRAIRAGLDDAGFENLPVMSYAVKYESAFYGPFRDAADGAPAFGDRRHYQMDPANRREAMREARLDVEEGADALLVKPALPYLDIVSDVRREFDHPVAAYNVSGEYAMLHAAAEKGWLDVEETALESLLSVKRAGADLIVTYFAEDVAPLLD from the coding sequence ATGGACATGACGCGGCGGCCGCGCCGGCTGCGGCGGGACGGCATCCGTGAACTGGTGAGCGAGACGAGCCTGGACAGTTCGGACCTCGTCGTGCCGATATTCGTGGACGCGACGACGGACGAGCGCGTGCCCATCGAGTCGATGCCGGGCCACGAGCGCGTGCCCGTCGAGGACGCGGTGGCGCGCGTCGAGGAGGCGCTGGACGCGGGCGTGGAGGCGGTGATGGTGTTCGGCATCCCCGAGTCGAAGGACGAGCGCGGGACGCGGGCGTGGGCGGAGAACGGCGTCGTGCAGCGCGCCGTCCGCGACATCACGGCGGAGACCGACGCCTACGTCATCACGGACGTGTGCCTCTGCGAGTACACCGAACACGGCCACTGCGGGGTTCTCGCGAGCGAAGCGAGGGAGAGCTGGGAGGAGCGCCGCTCTGACGATGTCTTGGAGGCGGACGCGGAGGCGGACGGTCGGCTGACCGTGCAAAACGACGAGACGCTCGACCTGCTCGCGAAGACCGCGGTGTCGCACGCGGAAGCGGGCGCGGACATGGTCGCGCCGTCCTCGATGACGGACGGGATGATTCGCGCGATTCGTGCGGGCCTCGACGACGCGGGCTTCGAGAACCTCCCCGTGATGAGTTACGCCGTGAAGTACGAGAGCGCGTTCTACGGGCCGTTCCGGGACGCGGCGGACGGCGCGCCCGCGTTCGGCGACCGCCGGCACTACCAGATGGATCCCGCCAATCGGCGGGAGGCGATGCGGGAAGCCCGGTTGGACGTGGAGGAGGGCGCAGACGCGCTGCTGGTGAAGCCCGCGCTCCCCTACCTCGACATCGTGAGCGACGTGCGCCGCGAGTTCGACCACCCCGTCGCGGCGTACAACGTCAGCGGCGAGTACGCGATGCTGCACGCCGCCGCGGAGAAGGGCTGGCTGGACGTGGAGGAGACCGCGCTCGAAAGCCTGCTCTCGGTCAAGCGCGCGGGGGCCGACCTCATCGTCACGTACTTCGCGGAGGACGTGGCTCCCCTCCTCGACTGA
- a CDS encoding (Fe-S)-binding protein: MSLLAQASDVTRPTFWRIGHVGEALFYYLAAVAIAIFLYGVYDRFARYTRGSEDPRERVNDLAGRVVSAAKIVASNEKQFDRDRYAGVMHLFILWGFLTLLIGTTILAIDMDIWTKALGQPSFWTGDFYLAYSLVMDALGLLFVVGVGMALYRRYWAKTDRLYGKHTSAEDGLFLWTLFALGVGGYIQEGVRILGTSATRDVSFETASFVGWFTKDVLQIVGVTPEMATAAYAPLWWSHALLALAFIAAIPYAKPFHMISSFANVVTRDENAGSRLPRVPEDASPDEIGASDIDDFSWKQLLDHDACTKCGRCSSVCPANASGRNLDPRDVILDLKNYRESLDAGGEEKAIVADGGTSVIDASTMESCMSCMACMDACPVDIEHVTQFTEMNRRLTESGQMDENVQETMMDLFQNGNSFGDPARKRPDWVEDLDFDVPDAREQEVEFLWYVGDYPSYDERNKKVARSLARILHESNVSYGILYEDEQNDGNDVRRVGEEGLFEMLAEDNIEAFESCDYEKIVTTDPHSYNTFSNEYDQFGFENTDAVYHYTQVVEELVTNDRLGLSGTELDYTVTYHDPCHLGRYNGEFEAPREVIRATGVTLDEMPRNRSNSFCCGGGGGGLWMDFDEEPKPSEERIREALEDTDAGADIDRFVVACPMCMTMYEDGRKTGSFEDQIEITDIAELVVEALAASETPRNERAA; the protein is encoded by the coding sequence ATGTCACTACTCGCGCAGGCGTCGGACGTGACCCGTCCGACATTCTGGCGCATCGGCCACGTCGGCGAGGCCCTGTTCTACTACCTCGCCGCCGTCGCCATCGCCATCTTCCTGTACGGCGTCTACGACCGGTTCGCGCGCTACACCCGGGGGAGCGAGGATCCCCGCGAGCGCGTGAACGACCTCGCCGGCCGCGTCGTCTCCGCCGCGAAAATCGTCGCGTCCAACGAGAAACAGTTCGACCGCGACCGGTACGCCGGCGTGATGCACCTCTTCATCCTCTGGGGCTTCCTCACCCTCCTCATCGGCACCACCATCCTCGCCATCGACATGGACATCTGGACGAAGGCGCTCGGCCAGCCCTCGTTCTGGACGGGCGACTTCTACCTGGCCTACTCGCTCGTCATGGACGCCCTCGGCCTGCTGTTCGTCGTCGGCGTCGGCATGGCGCTCTACCGCCGCTACTGGGCGAAGACCGACCGCCTCTACGGCAAACACACGTCCGCCGAAGACGGCCTCTTCCTCTGGACGCTGTTCGCGCTCGGCGTCGGCGGCTACATCCAGGAAGGCGTCCGCATCCTCGGCACGAGCGCCACCCGCGATGTCTCCTTCGAGACCGCGAGCTTCGTCGGCTGGTTCACGAAGGACGTGCTCCAGATCGTCGGCGTCACGCCCGAGATGGCGACCGCGGCGTACGCGCCGCTCTGGTGGAGTCACGCCCTGCTCGCGCTCGCGTTCATCGCCGCCATCCCGTACGCGAAGCCGTTCCACATGATCTCCTCGTTCGCGAACGTCGTCACGCGCGACGAGAACGCCGGTAGCCGCCTCCCCCGGGTTCCCGAGGACGCCAGCCCGGACGAGATCGGCGCGTCCGACATCGACGACTTCTCGTGGAAACAACTGCTCGACCACGACGCCTGCACGAAGTGCGGCCGCTGTTCCTCGGTCTGTCCGGCGAACGCGAGCGGCCGGAACCTCGACCCCCGGGACGTGATTCTCGACCTGAAGAACTACCGCGAGAGCCTCGACGCGGGCGGCGAGGAGAAAGCCATCGTCGCGGACGGCGGCACGTCCGTCATCGACGCCTCGACGATGGAGTCCTGCATGAGCTGCATGGCCTGCATGGACGCCTGCCCCGTGGACATCGAGCACGTCACGCAGTTCACGGAGATGAACCGCCGCCTCACCGAGTCCGGCCAGATGGACGAGAACGTCCAGGAGACGATGATGGACCTCTTCCAGAACGGGAACAGCTTCGGCGACCCCGCCCGCAAGCGCCCGGACTGGGTCGAAGACCTCGACTTCGACGTGCCGGACGCCCGCGAGCAGGAGGTCGAGTTCCTCTGGTACGTCGGCGACTACCCGAGCTACGACGAGCGGAACAAGAAGGTCGCGCGGTCGCTCGCGCGCATCCTCCACGAGTCGAACGTCTCCTACGGCATCCTCTACGAGGACGAGCAGAACGACGGGAACGACGTGCGCCGCGTCGGCGAAGAGGGCCTGTTCGAGATGCTCGCCGAGGACAACATCGAGGCGTTCGAGTCCTGTGACTACGAGAAGATCGTCACCACCGACCCGCACTCGTACAACACGTTCAGCAACGAGTACGACCAGTTCGGGTTCGAGAACACGGACGCCGTCTACCACTACACGCAGGTCGTCGAGGAACTCGTCACGAACGACCGCCTCGGCCTCTCGGGCACGGAACTCGATTATACGGTGACCTACCACGACCCCTGCCACCTCGGGCGGTACAACGGCGAGTTCGAAGCGCCCCGCGAGGTCATCCGCGCGACCGGCGTCACCCTGGACGAGATGCCGCGCAACCGCTCCAACAGCTTCTGCTGCGGGGGCGGCGGTGGCGGCCTCTGGATGGACTTCGACGAGGAACCCAAGCCGTCCGAGGAGCGCATCCGGGAAGCCCTCGAAGACACCGACGCCGGCGCGGACATCGACCGGTTCGTCGTCGCGTGCCCGATGTGCATGACGATGTACGAGGACGGCCGCAAAACGGGGAGCTTCGAAGACCAGATCGAAATCACGGACATCGCGGAACTCGTCGTGGAGGCGCTCGCGGCGTCGGAGACGCCGCGGAACGAGCGAGCGGCGTAG
- a CDS encoding ammonium transporter, whose product MASIIELASSVQTVWTLVVCFLIFFMQPGFALLEAGQVRAKNAANVVMKNMMDWALGVVVFFLLGNAIYAMAGQLTNADTALDIGAAFAYIGDPSAGVGWLFGAVFAMTAATIVSGAVAERMKFSAYVFTAICLTAFIYPVIGGFAWSGGLLSAGGFLGDAIGAGYEDFAGATVVHMLGGLAGLVAAYMVGPRKGRFDADGNPHPIPGHSVVFAVIGTFILAFGWYGFNVGTQFIISIPSDATELAAVSVGETSLGRVALNTTLAMGIGAIGSTLVTAFREGKPDPLFAANGLLAGLVAITGACFHVTWWGALIIGLIGGVQTPIVHRWVVRNLNIDDVCGVFAVHGSAGAIGTILIPVFAADGFGASQLAMQVAGVIVIAVWTIVTTGIVLTIADAIWGLRVDEDEEEIGLDQGEHGIAAYPEFGGEEATVRADGSGELRTDGGHEDDDPELVTDGGVDLPEDERPVTDGSGERTDERPVTDGGEDEALELESDSEIELVMSVIRPDRLSEVKTALAEIGAPSLTVTNVSGRGSQPAKTGQWRGEEYTVDLHQKVKIECVVADIPTADVVEAIADAAHTGEKGDGKVFVIPVSDAYQVRTGKTGPDAV is encoded by the coding sequence ATGGCGAGCATCATCGAACTCGCCAGCAGCGTCCAGACGGTCTGGACGCTCGTCGTCTGCTTCCTCATCTTCTTCATGCAGCCCGGGTTCGCGCTGCTCGAAGCCGGCCAGGTTCGCGCGAAGAACGCCGCGAACGTCGTCATGAAGAACATGATGGACTGGGCGCTCGGCGTCGTCGTGTTCTTCCTGCTCGGAAACGCCATCTACGCGATGGCGGGCCAGCTGACGAACGCGGACACGGCGCTCGACATCGGCGCCGCGTTCGCCTACATCGGCGACCCGAGCGCGGGCGTCGGCTGGCTGTTCGGCGCGGTGTTCGCGATGACCGCCGCCACCATCGTCTCCGGCGCAGTCGCAGAACGCATGAAGTTCAGCGCGTACGTGTTCACCGCCATCTGCCTCACCGCGTTCATCTACCCCGTCATCGGCGGGTTCGCGTGGTCGGGCGGCCTGCTCTCCGCGGGCGGGTTCCTCGGTGACGCCATCGGCGCGGGCTACGAGGACTTCGCGGGCGCGACCGTCGTCCACATGCTCGGCGGCCTCGCCGGCCTCGTCGCCGCGTACATGGTCGGCCCCCGCAAGGGCCGCTTCGACGCGGACGGCAACCCACACCCGATTCCCGGCCACAGCGTCGTGTTCGCCGTCATCGGGACGTTCATCCTCGCGTTCGGCTGGTACGGCTTCAACGTCGGCACCCAGTTCATCATCAGCATTCCCTCGGACGCGACCGAACTCGCCGCGGTCTCCGTCGGCGAGACCTCGCTCGGCCGCGTCGCGCTGAACACCACGCTCGCCATGGGTATCGGTGCGATCGGCTCGACGCTCGTCACCGCGTTCCGCGAGGGCAAACCCGACCCGCTCTTCGCGGCGAACGGCCTGCTCGCCGGCCTCGTCGCCATCACCGGTGCGTGTTTCCACGTCACCTGGTGGGGCGCGCTCATCATCGGCCTCATCGGCGGCGTCCAGACCCCCATCGTCCACCGCTGGGTCGTCCGTAACCTCAACATCGACGACGTCTGCGGCGTGTTCGCCGTGCACGGAAGCGCGGGCGCTATCGGAACCATCCTCATCCCCGTGTTCGCCGCCGACGGCTTCGGCGCGAGCCAGCTCGCGATGCAGGTCGCCGGCGTCATCGTCATCGCCGTCTGGACCATCGTCACCACCGGCATCGTCCTCACCATCGCGGACGCCATCTGGGGCCTCCGCGTCGACGAGGACGAAGAAGAAATCGGCCTCGACCAGGGCGAACACGGCATCGCCGCGTACCCCGAGTTCGGCGGCGAGGAAGCCACCGTCCGCGCGGACGGCAGCGGCGAACTCCGCACCGACGGCGGTCACGAGGACGACGACCCCGAACTCGTCACTGACGGCGGCGTCGACCTCCCCGAGGACGAACGTCCCGTTACCGACGGTAGTGGGGAACGCACGGACGAACGTCCCGTTACCGACGGTGGCGAGGACGAAGCCCTCGAACTCGAATCCGATTCGGAGATCGAGCTCGTGATGTCGGTCATTCGGCCCGACCGCCTGAGCGAGGTGAAGACCGCGCTCGCCGAAATCGGCGCGCCGTCGCTCACCGTCACGAACGTCTCCGGGCGCGGCAGTCAGCCCGCGAAGACCGGGCAGTGGCGCGGCGAGGAGTACACGGTCGACCTCCATCAGAAGGTGAAAATCGAGTGCGTCGTCGCGGACATCCCCACGGCGGACGTGGTGGAAGCCATCGCGGACGCGGCGCACACGGGCGAGAAAGGCGACGGGAAGGTGTTCGTCATCCCCGTCTCCGACGCCTACCAGGTTCGTACGGGCAAGACCGGCCCGGACGCAGTCTGA
- a CDS encoding MFS transporter produces the protein MSSRRQFYALYLARFAAGFGIATVSILLPFYVETLRASDFMAGLFYTAFTLVQTLAVVPLAYWGDSGDKRRVLLACLALGVLTYAVFGFVASTTGVLVARGFQGVLATGMGLLTLGMVGELATGATRANHIGKANASRFAASILGMFSAAVLYQTSGFAAAYVPVVVLFFATFLAVLAVLDPDDTRVPGFPFSDLALNRRILTLTSFRAPYAVAVTLTRSWLALFAGVTAARGGLGYAPIVVTLVLTSEKFTNMLCQPFTGRLSDRFGRSLFVFAGGLTYGVVALLVPFTPAIGDALGVPTSFPYLGELSAAFLPLVLLNGLLGVADSVREPASMALFADEGSDGDGVASSFGIRELVWRPGSVLAPLLGGWAWSAYGMDSVFYIGGASAVLAALLFLAVLAYSHGPRALTEW, from the coding sequence GTGTCCTCTCGCAGACAGTTCTACGCGCTCTACCTCGCGCGGTTCGCCGCCGGGTTCGGCATCGCGACCGTCTCCATCCTCCTCCCGTTCTACGTCGAAACCCTCCGCGCGTCCGACTTCATGGCGGGCCTGTTCTACACGGCGTTCACGCTCGTGCAGACGCTCGCCGTCGTCCCGCTCGCCTACTGGGGCGACAGCGGGGACAAGCGCCGCGTCCTCCTCGCCTGCCTCGCGCTCGGCGTCCTCACCTACGCCGTGTTCGGGTTCGTCGCGTCCACCACCGGCGTCCTCGTCGCGCGCGGCTTCCAGGGCGTCCTCGCGACCGGCATGGGCCTCCTCACGCTCGGCATGGTCGGCGAACTCGCCACGGGCGCGACCCGCGCGAACCACATTGGGAAGGCGAACGCCAGCCGGTTCGCCGCGTCCATCCTCGGCATGTTCAGCGCCGCCGTCCTCTACCAGACCTCCGGGTTCGCCGCCGCCTACGTCCCCGTCGTCGTCCTCTTCTTCGCCACCTTCCTCGCAGTGCTCGCCGTCCTCGACCCCGACGACACCCGCGTCCCCGGCTTCCCGTTCAGCGACCTCGCGCTCAACCGCCGCATCCTCACCCTCACGTCATTCCGCGCGCCCTACGCCGTCGCCGTCACCCTCACGCGCTCCTGGCTCGCGCTCTTCGCCGGCGTCACCGCCGCCCGCGGCGGCCTCGGCTACGCCCCCATCGTCGTCACGCTCGTCCTCACCTCGGAGAAGTTCACGAACATGCTCTGCCAGCCGTTCACCGGCCGCCTCAGCGACCGCTTCGGCCGCTCGCTCTTCGTGTTCGCCGGCGGCCTCACCTACGGCGTCGTCGCCCTCCTCGTCCCCTTCACGCCCGCCATCGGCGACGCGCTCGGCGTCCCCACCAGTTTCCCCTATCTCGGCGAACTCAGCGCCGCCTTCCTCCCGCTCGTCCTCCTCAATGGACTGCTCGGCGTCGCCGACAGCGTCCGCGAACCCGCGAGCATGGCCCTGTTCGCGGACGAGGGCTCCGACGGCGACGGCGTCGCCTCCAGCTTCGGCATCCGCGAACTCGTCTGGCGGCCCGGCAGCGTCCTCGCACCACTCCTCGGCGGCTGGGCGTGGAGCGCGTACGGCATGGACTCCGTCTTCTACATCGGCGGCGCGTCCGCCGTCCTCGCCGCCCTCCTCTTCCTCGCCGTGCTCGCGTACTCCCACGGCCCCCGCGCGCTCACCGAGTGGTAA
- a CDS encoding energy-coupling factor transporter transmembrane component T family protein: MLTHEPGDSAGHRLDPRSKLALQAGFAAAAFAHTTLRGLLALSALAVAATLACGLSPRAALREYLAVLPFLVLAPLIQALTWGAPWLVLEDAVQPALASWRTLLLLLLAAAYVHTTPVSESRAAVAWLVPGRPGRLLGVGVGLVFRFLPLLQRDVRRLRDASRARLGDQRSVRDRVRLVGVGGLRRALQRADRLALALRARCLSYNPTPPPLAFAGRDWLAVALTLLLAASAYAGPLAAAVA; this comes from the coding sequence GTGCTGACCCACGAACCCGGCGACTCCGCCGGCCACCGCCTCGACCCCCGGTCGAAGCTCGCGCTCCAGGCCGGGTTCGCCGCCGCCGCGTTCGCCCACACGACACTCCGGGGGTTGCTCGCGCTCTCCGCGCTCGCCGTCGCCGCGACGCTCGCGTGCGGGCTCTCCCCCCGCGCGGCGCTCCGCGAGTACCTCGCCGTCCTCCCCTTCCTCGTGCTCGCGCCCCTGATTCAGGCGCTCACGTGGGGCGCGCCCTGGCTGGTGCTCGAAGACGCCGTCCAGCCGGCGCTCGCGTCGTGGCGGACGCTCCTCCTCCTCCTGCTCGCCGCCGCCTACGTCCACACCACGCCCGTCTCGGAGTCGCGGGCCGCGGTCGCGTGGCTCGTCCCGGGCCGACCGGGGCGGTTGCTCGGCGTCGGCGTCGGCCTCGTCTTCCGCTTCCTCCCGCTCCTCCAGCGCGACGTGCGGCGACTCCGGGACGCCTCGCGCGCCCGCCTCGGCGACCAGCGAAGCGTCCGCGACCGCGTGCGACTCGTCGGCGTCGGCGGTCTCCGTCGCGCCCTCCAGCGCGCCGACCGCCTCGCGCTCGCCCTGCGCGCGCGCTGTCTCTCATACAACCCCACGCCGCCCCCGCTCGCCTTCGCGGGCCGGGACTGGCTCGCCGTCGCGCTCACCCTCCTGCTCGCCGCGAGCGCGTACGCCGGCCCGCTCGCCGCGGCCGTCGCGTGA
- a CDS encoding energy-coupling factor ABC transporter ATP-binding protein — MISVSSLVHEYDGVRALDGVSLDVADGEFVAVAGANGSGKTTLVRHFNGLLEPDAGDVRVNGTPVSDDLVAARASVGMVFQDPRDQFVAGTVREDVAFGPENLGLPREEVEERVAAALDAVNMTGRGDDLLSRLSGGEQERVAIAGVLAMRPDHVVLDEPFTGLDQPARESVLDRLDALHAAGTSLVVVTHDLRDVFERADRVCLLSDGRVLADDPPAEVRDRLSAASVRDPC, encoded by the coding sequence ATGATTTCCGTCAGCTCGCTCGTCCACGAGTACGACGGCGTGCGGGCGCTCGACGGCGTCAGCCTCGACGTCGCGGACGGGGAGTTCGTCGCCGTCGCGGGCGCGAACGGGAGCGGGAAGACCACGCTCGTCCGGCACTTCAACGGCCTGCTCGAACCGGACGCGGGCGACGTGCGCGTGAACGGAACGCCGGTCTCGGACGACCTCGTCGCGGCGCGCGCGAGCGTTGGGATGGTGTTCCAGGACCCCCGCGACCAGTTCGTCGCCGGCACCGTCCGGGAGGACGTGGCGTTCGGCCCGGAGAACCTCGGCCTCCCCCGCGAGGAAGTCGAGGAGCGCGTCGCGGCGGCGCTCGACGCGGTGAACATGACGGGTCGGGGCGACGACCTCCTGAGCCGGCTCTCCGGCGGCGAGCAGGAGCGCGTCGCCATCGCGGGCGTGCTGGCGATGCGGCCCGACCACGTCGTGCTCGACGAACCCTTCACGGGCCTCGACCAGCCGGCGCGGGAGAGCGTGCTCGACCGCCTGGACGCCCTCCACGCCGCCGGAACGAGCCTCGTCGTCGTCACCCACGACCTCCGGGACGTGTTCGAGCGCGCCGACCGCGTCTGCCTCCTCTCCGACGGACGGGTGCTCGCGGACGATCCACCGGCGGAGGTGCGCGACAGACTCTCCGCGGCGAGCGTGCGCGACCCGTGCTGA
- a CDS encoding VOC family protein, protein MTDRLDGARVGRVALAVTDLDAVTAFYRDVVGLAVLDRTTDAATLGAGDTPLLELRADEGLPERPRSAAGLYHVAFRFPSRGALADALDRVRDDWRLGGASDHGVSEALYLADPEGNGVELYRDRPRETWPVADGRVAMTTDPLALDALAADADGASDAPPGTDMGHVHLEPTDLAAAREFYVDALGLAVRQEFGADALFVASGDYHHHVGLNTWRGRTAPAEGRGLDWYELLVPTEAALDAAADRLVAAGYSVERTPNGLAVADPDGITLRLRVAE, encoded by the coding sequence ATGACTGACCGTCTCGACGGAGCGCGCGTCGGTCGCGTCGCGCTCGCCGTCACCGACCTCGACGCCGTCACCGCGTTCTACCGGGACGTCGTCGGCCTCGCGGTTCTCGACCGAACCACCGACGCCGCGACGCTCGGTGCCGGCGACACGCCTCTGCTCGAACTCCGCGCCGACGAGGGACTCCCGGAGCGCCCGCGCTCGGCCGCCGGCCTCTACCACGTCGCGTTCCGGTTCCCGTCCCGCGGCGCGCTCGCGGACGCCCTCGACCGCGTTCGCGACGACTGGCGGCTCGGCGGCGCGTCCGACCACGGCGTGAGCGAGGCGCTCTACCTCGCCGACCCCGAGGGCAACGGCGTCGAACTCTACCGCGACCGCCCCCGCGAGACGTGGCCGGTCGCGGACGGTCGCGTGGCGATGACGACCGACCCGCTCGCCCTCGACGCCCTCGCCGCGGACGCCGACGGCGCGAGCGACGCACCGCCCGGAACCGACATGGGGCACGTCCACCTCGAACCAACCGACCTCGCGGCCGCCCGCGAGTTCTACGTGGACGCGCTCGGCCTCGCCGTCCGCCAGGAGTTCGGCGCGGACGCGCTGTTCGTCGCCAGCGGCGACTACCACCACCACGTCGGCCTCAACACGTGGCGGGGCCGCACCGCGCCCGCCGAGGGCCGCGGCCTCGACTGGTACGAACTCCTCGTCCCGACCGAGGCGGCGCTCGACGCGGCCGCAGACCGCCTCGTCGCCGCCGGCTACTCGGTCGAACGCACGCCGAACGGCCTCGCGGTCGCCGACCCGGACGGCATCACGCTCCGCCTCCGCGTCGCCGAGTAG
- the hemL gene encoding glutamate-1-semialdehyde 2,1-aminomutase, translating into MNRDTSRDLYDRALDSLPGGVNSSVRAAPVPYPTFVRSGEDGHVVDADGNRYVDWVMGLGPLLLGHSLPDRVTSAIQSRTADGPMFGMPTELEVEHAEFVTRHVPSVEMVRFVNSGTEATVSAVRLARGYTGREKVVVMESGYHGAQESTLVEGQGEPSSPGIPASFAEHTLPVPFNDPEAAHEVFEEHGDDIAAVLVEPVLANKGIVEPEPGYHETLRDLADDHGALLVWDEVITGFRVGGLQCAQGKYGFDPDLTTFGKIIGGGFPVGAIGGKTEIMNEFTPSGDVFQAGTFSGHPVTMAAGLETLRYAAEEDVYDHVNGLGDQLRSGLEDVVEDQAPQYSVVGTDSLFKVVFTRDGERPRNGGDVGDASVERWNRVFRPQMQDRGIMLSQNQFESQFVAAGHTEEDVERTIEAYADAL; encoded by the coding sequence ATGAACCGCGATACGTCTCGCGACCTCTACGACCGCGCGCTCGACTCGCTCCCGGGCGGCGTGAACTCCTCGGTGCGCGCCGCACCCGTGCCGTACCCGACGTTCGTCCGGTCGGGCGAGGACGGCCACGTCGTGGACGCGGACGGGAACCGCTACGTGGACTGGGTGATGGGGCTGGGGCCGCTCCTGCTCGGGCACAGCCTCCCCGACCGCGTCACGTCCGCGATTCAGTCCCGGACGGCGGACGGTCCGATGTTCGGGATGCCGACCGAACTCGAAGTCGAGCACGCGGAGTTCGTGACGCGCCACGTTCCCTCCGTGGAGATGGTGCGGTTCGTGAACTCGGGGACGGAAGCCACCGTCTCCGCCGTCCGGCTCGCGCGCGGCTACACGGGCCGCGAGAAGGTCGTCGTGATGGAGTCCGGCTACCACGGCGCGCAGGAGTCCACGCTGGTCGAGGGGCAGGGAGAACCGTCCTCGCCCGGGATTCCGGCGTCGTTCGCGGAGCACACGCTCCCCGTGCCGTTCAACGACCCGGAGGCCGCCCACGAGGTGTTCGAGGAACACGGCGACGACATCGCCGCAGTGCTCGTGGAGCCGGTTCTCGCGAACAAGGGCATCGTCGAACCCGAACCCGGCTACCACGAGACCCTCCGCGACCTGGCGGACGACCACGGCGCGCTCCTCGTCTGGGACGAGGTCATCACGGGCTTCCGCGTCGGCGGTCTGCAGTGCGCGCAGGGGAAGTACGGCTTCGACCCCGACCTCACGACGTTCGGGAAGATAATCGGCGGCGGGTTCCCGGTCGGCGCAATCGGCGGGAAAACGGAGATCATGAACGAGTTCACGCCGTCGGGCGACGTGTTCCAGGCGGGGACGTTCTCCGGGCACCCGGTGACGATGGCCGCGGGCCTCGAAACCCTCCGGTACGCCGCCGAGGAGGACGTGTACGACCACGTGAACGGGCTCGGCGACCAACTCAGATCCGGCCTGGAGGACGTGGTCGAAGACCAGGCCCCCCAGTACTCGGTGGTCGGGACGGACAGCCTGTTCAAGGTCGTGTTCACGCGAGACGGCGAACGCCCGCGGAACGGCGGGGACGTCGGTGACGCGAGCGTGGAGCGCTGGAACCGCGTGTTCCGCCCGCAGATGCAGGACCGCGGAATCATGCTCTCGCAGAACCAGTTCGAGAGCCAGTTCGTCGCGGCCGGCCACACGGAGGAGGACGTGGAGCGAACTATCGAGGCGTACGCGGACGCGCTCTAG
- a CDS encoding biotin transporter BioY produces the protein MSTNHESVELVGDQVVGNLARAALFAALTGVFAYVSFQLPVSSVPFTLQVLGVFLAGAFLGPVWGFAAMALYVVAGAVGVPVYAYGGSGLGQLFGQWGGYLWSYPLAAAVVGYAAHGAGGLRDLDAISLPRLVAGMAVATVLIYAFGTVFFAYVGNVGLVEAALTAAVPFVPAELLKMGATLAAVRADDITAA, from the coding sequence ATGAGTACGAACCACGAGTCGGTCGAACTGGTCGGCGACCAGGTCGTCGGGAACCTCGCGCGGGCGGCGCTGTTCGCAGCGCTCACGGGCGTGTTCGCGTACGTCTCCTTCCAGCTCCCGGTGTCGAGCGTTCCGTTCACGCTCCAGGTGCTCGGCGTGTTCCTCGCGGGCGCGTTCCTCGGGCCGGTCTGGGGGTTCGCGGCGATGGCGCTGTACGTCGTCGCGGGCGCGGTCGGCGTCCCCGTCTACGCGTACGGCGGGAGCGGCCTCGGACAGCTGTTCGGCCAGTGGGGCGGCTACCTCTGGAGCTATCCGCTCGCCGCCGCCGTCGTCGGGTACGCCGCGCACGGCGCGGGCGGCCTCCGCGACCTCGACGCCATCTCGCTCCCCCGGTTGGTCGCCGGGATGGCCGTCGCCACCGTCCTCATCTACGCGTTCGGCACCGTCTTCTTCGCGTACGTCGGGAACGTCGGACTGGTCGAGGCGGCGCTCACCGCGGCGGTTCCGTTCGTCCCCGCCGAGCTGTTGAAGATGGGCGCGACCCTGGCCGCGGTTCGCGCTGACGACATCACCGCCGCCTGA